In Deinococcus radiophilus, a single genomic region encodes these proteins:
- a CDS encoding O-antigen ligase family protein has protein sequence MGFLLTVYIAVQGFGLPVLGFGPWPLWQTLADLSFWAALITAVLYSAPVRQDLQLLWKGILLIFGLSALSLVLLFIMQDGHLDVALPFGIFQVYKLFQLTAMFWIVSRLSLSAGLLRTWGRVATAGFLFTAATVTWTYFSPFLPKLLGQILPGSGVPGLWDFYYQSYDPGLGTLSYNHGFVASMLLLQGAFAMLMRADRSNSWLLLLVVLTCFLSGARAGLVGAVVFVLLEGIRTPLRSTLMILLVGLGGVFALPYLQTDLDKIIARQSTILEAGNTENLAGRAEIWQSYLRSLLDEPVRLLLGSGMGSGIGNHGVNAHMMVLQVLYDTGLAGLSVMVLFFGVLMSQLHRLRQRRASMALNLLISLWITTVATETLFPNPAFGSFLPMLTLVMIVALTPLATGHPQPPFRKED, from the coding sequence GTGGGATTCCTTCTGACGGTGTATATCGCGGTTCAGGGCTTTGGCCTTCCAGTGCTGGGGTTTGGCCCCTGGCCCCTGTGGCAGACCCTGGCGGATCTCAGCTTCTGGGCGGCCTTGATCACGGCCGTCCTTTATTCGGCGCCGGTACGCCAGGACTTGCAGCTTCTTTGGAAAGGGATCCTGCTGATCTTTGGACTCTCGGCGCTGTCCTTGGTGCTTCTTTTCATCATGCAAGATGGTCACTTGGACGTCGCCCTCCCATTCGGGATCTTTCAAGTTTACAAACTCTTTCAGTTAACCGCGATGTTCTGGATTGTTTCACGGCTGTCTCTCAGCGCTGGATTACTCCGTACCTGGGGCCGAGTGGCCACCGCTGGCTTTCTATTTACCGCTGCTACCGTCACTTGGACTTATTTTTCGCCGTTCTTGCCAAAGCTGCTGGGCCAGATTCTTCCCGGCAGCGGTGTACCTGGGCTCTGGGATTTTTACTATCAATCGTATGACCCGGGGCTGGGCACGCTGAGTTATAACCACGGCTTCGTCGCTTCCATGCTCCTGCTGCAAGGAGCGTTCGCCATGTTGATGCGCGCCGACCGCAGCAACTCATGGCTGCTTTTGCTGGTGGTGTTGACCTGTTTTCTCAGCGGCGCCCGCGCCGGTTTGGTTGGCGCAGTCGTCTTCGTCCTCCTTGAAGGTATCCGTACGCCGCTTCGTTCCACGCTGATGATACTCCTGGTCGGTCTTGGAGGCGTTTTCGCGCTGCCCTATTTGCAGACGGATTTGGATAAGATCATCGCCCGTCAGTCCACCATTCTGGAAGCGGGCAATACCGAGAACCTCGCTGGCCGGGCTGAAATCTGGCAATCCTACCTGCGCAGCTTGCTGGATGAACCAGTCCGGCTGCTACTGGGCAGCGGTATGGGGTCTGGCATCGGCAATCATGGAGTCAATGCCCACATGATGGTGCTGCAGGTACTTTATGACACGGGTTTGGCGGGTCTGAGTGTCATGGTGCTGTTTTTTGGTGTCCTCATGTCACAGCTGCACAGGTTGCGTCAGCGGCGGGCCAGCATGGCACTGAACCTCCTGATCAGTCTCTGGATTACTACGGTTGCCACAGAAACACTCTTTCCAAATCCCGCCTTTGGCAGTTTTCTGCCTATGTTGACACTGGTCATGATTGTGGCTCTGACACCGCTGGCGACGGGGCATCCTCAGCCTCCGTTCAGGAAAGAAGATTGA
- a CDS encoding glycosyltransferase translates to MHFPSSQEQTGPVRVLHVTGNLDRGGVESWLVNLFRRIPRQETEMNVFLAASPPVTGEHEPEIRRLGAHVVHPPATSHLPAFLWAYWRELRRLQYDVVHVHVHHFSGVIVLLARLAGVPVRVVTSHSNTLQVDRTVRPTRRLYLFFMALALNLGVTHRTAVSQSAAQSLFGRHWRSAQIIDLGVDLDAFAQPRQTQIIRRSLGLEEGIPVLGCVAQMRPEKNLPFLLEILQEFHRQHGAAYLLLVGDGPQRQVIEQEVSRLKLQHWVCLTGSRPDVPEMLWAMDVFLLASEFEGLSLSLIEAQMAGLPGVVSDTVPILSGDERFPLVDVWKLPLSASARAWADASAQALARGRHPAPQFAFDIGQTSRQLAEFYRRVTAQARS, encoded by the coding sequence ATGCACTTTCCTTCATCTCAGGAGCAGACGGGGCCAGTACGGGTGTTGCATGTCACCGGTAATCTGGACCGTGGCGGGGTAGAGAGTTGGTTGGTCAACTTATTTCGGCGGATTCCACGTCAGGAGACCGAAATGAACGTCTTCCTGGCCGCCTCCCCGCCCGTGACAGGAGAGCACGAGCCTGAGATTCGGCGGCTGGGAGCTCACGTTGTTCACCCGCCTGCAACGTCGCACCTCCCAGCTTTTTTGTGGGCTTACTGGCGCGAACTGCGCCGCCTCCAATATGACGTGGTCCACGTTCACGTTCACCACTTCAGCGGCGTGATTGTCCTCTTGGCCCGGTTGGCCGGCGTGCCGGTGCGGGTGGTGACCAGTCACAGCAATACGCTCCAGGTGGATCGGACAGTTAGGCCCACCCGGCGTCTGTATCTGTTCTTCATGGCACTGGCCCTCAATCTGGGCGTGACCCACCGCACCGCGGTCAGTCAGTCGGCGGCCCAGTCCCTTTTCGGTCGCCACTGGCGCTCGGCACAGATCATTGATTTGGGTGTTGACTTGGACGCTTTTGCGCAGCCACGGCAGACGCAGATCATACGCCGTTCCCTGGGCCTGGAAGAAGGCATTCCTGTCCTGGGGTGCGTGGCCCAGATGAGGCCCGAGAAGAACCTCCCCTTCTTGCTGGAGATTTTGCAGGAATTTCACCGCCAGCATGGCGCGGCTTATCTGTTGCTGGTGGGGGATGGACCACAGCGCCAGGTGATTGAGCAGGAGGTGAGCCGCCTCAAGCTGCAACACTGGGTCTGCCTGACCGGCTCGCGCCCAGATGTTCCGGAAATGCTGTGGGCCATGGATGTCTTCTTGCTGGCCTCCGAGTTTGAGGGACTGAGTCTGTCGCTGATTGAGGCGCAGATGGCTGGACTCCCTGGCGTGGTTTCAGACACCGTTCCTATTCTTTCTGGTGATGAGCGTTTTCCGCTGGTTGACGTTTGGAAACTGCCCCTGTCAGCGTCGGCACGGGCCTGGGCCGACGCGTCAGCCCAGGCGCTGGCCCGAGGACGCCACCCCGCTCCACAGTTTGCTTTTGACATTGGGCAGACTTCGCGGCAGCTGGCCGAATTTTACCGGCGTGTTACGGCGCAGGCACGCTCATGA
- a CDS encoding LCP family glycopolymer transferase: MRRRWWVGLLTVLVVIAGSLAAQHRSVQQAGAEVHQELDGDGFPPFPGVLDDPIFADLSPPAPNQPTSLGRYVPPPSGSGAEQSASVDPEGNGAVPNAPATAGRTLAPTVFLERIQTDAKIRILLIGNDELQLGEGRADVLVVLTFDPVAQMLTFLSVPRDTRTLIPDYGVNKINAAYAFGGATRQTLAVERFLGLPMDKFVEISMTGFERSIDLVGGVTVNPPFAFELDGQMFQPGEIRLNGTQALAYIRMRKEDPHGDLGRNSRQQEVLRSLIAELSQRSPDELNQLLQQLQQEVRTNFSPSEVLELRVQHAYAVDHQTVLEVAGTHQKIDGLWYYVVSDQERQRLHLSLR; the protein is encoded by the coding sequence ATGCGCCGCAGATGGTGGGTTGGGCTCCTGACCGTGCTTGTTGTGATTGCTGGCAGCCTGGCTGCGCAGCACCGCAGTGTCCAGCAAGCGGGAGCCGAGGTTCATCAAGAGCTGGACGGTGATGGTTTCCCGCCCTTCCCAGGCGTGCTGGACGATCCGATCTTCGCAGACCTGTCTCCGCCTGCCCCGAATCAGCCCACTTCGCTGGGAAGATATGTTCCTCCTCCCTCCGGGTCTGGTGCGGAGCAATCTGCGTCAGTAGACCCGGAGGGAAATGGCGCAGTGCCCAATGCGCCTGCGACTGCCGGGCGAACCCTGGCTCCTACGGTCTTTCTGGAGCGGATCCAGACAGACGCCAAGATCCGCATCCTGCTTATCGGTAATGATGAGCTTCAGCTGGGCGAGGGCCGCGCAGATGTTCTTGTCGTTCTCACGTTTGATCCGGTGGCGCAGATGTTGACATTTCTCAGCGTGCCACGCGACACCCGTACCCTCATTCCAGACTACGGAGTGAACAAGATCAATGCTGCTTATGCGTTTGGAGGGGCCACCCGGCAGACCTTGGCGGTCGAACGGTTCTTGGGTTTACCCATGGATAAATTTGTCGAAATCAGTATGACTGGTTTTGAGAGAAGCATTGATCTGGTCGGGGGAGTGACGGTGAATCCCCCGTTCGCTTTTGAACTGGACGGCCAGATGTTTCAACCCGGAGAGATCCGGCTGAACGGCACACAGGCACTGGCTTACATTCGAATGCGCAAAGAGGACCCGCACGGTGACCTTGGTCGCAACAGCCGGCAACAGGAGGTGCTTCGCAGCCTGATCGCAGAACTCAGCCAGCGTTCGCCTGATGAACTCAATCAGTTGCTCCAGCAGCTGCAGCAGGAAGTCAGAACCAACTTCTCTCCGTCAGAGGTTCTGGAACTGCGGGTACAGCACGCCTATGCCGTGGACCATCAGACGGTGCTTGAAGTGGCTGGTACCCATCAGAAGATAGATGGCCTGTGGTACTACGTGGTCAGTGATCAGGAGCGTCAGCGCCTTCATCTGTCCCTGCGCTAA
- a CDS encoding lipopolysaccharide biosynthesis protein, whose amino-acid sequence MIWTVIGQGIYSASQWAAVILLAQVGGQVDVGLYALGLALTAPLFLFLGLQLRSVQATDIQGDFSFSNYFSLRLPLMGAGLLITAGLAFLYPHASGAVWWLGVAKALEGISEVMYGLMQRQHRLDWTAQSTLLRGVLGLGLLAAAYLLTQNLTLAALGLAVAALLTLVLFDWPRARRLEPARWWQPGPQPALIRLTLPLGMVIALVSLSTNLPRLVTEYVLGSAALGIYATLSYVGVIGSVLIVALGTSLTTRLSQLYAHNDRRSFLKLSGLLFAGAGGIGLLLVLTSGLAGEPLIHLLYGAEFAAEPGLFFWLCVAAAVGYLASALGFAMTAARQFSEQLPLFVAVTAVLILACAWFIPHRGLLGVAWATLLGAVTQLVGSAFILRRALRAPPVRAAKSDGRS is encoded by the coding sequence ATGATCTGGACCGTTATTGGTCAGGGCATTTATTCTGCGTCACAGTGGGCGGCAGTGATTCTGCTGGCACAGGTGGGTGGGCAAGTCGATGTCGGGTTGTATGCCCTGGGTCTGGCGCTGACGGCTCCGCTGTTTTTGTTTTTGGGATTGCAACTTCGTTCAGTGCAGGCCACCGATATTCAGGGTGATTTCAGCTTCAGCAATTATTTTTCACTGCGCCTGCCACTGATGGGTGCTGGCCTGCTGATCACGGCCGGGCTGGCCTTTTTGTATCCTCATGCCAGTGGCGCAGTCTGGTGGTTGGGGGTTGCCAAGGCCCTTGAGGGCATCAGTGAAGTGATGTACGGCCTGATGCAGCGTCAGCATAGGCTGGACTGGACCGCGCAGTCCACCCTGCTGCGGGGCGTGCTGGGGCTCGGACTGCTGGCTGCTGCTTATCTGCTGACCCAGAATCTCACCCTGGCCGCACTGGGCTTGGCTGTGGCTGCGCTCCTGACCCTGGTGCTGTTCGACTGGCCGCGTGCCCGCCGTTTAGAGCCGGCACGCTGGTGGCAACCTGGCCCTCAGCCGGCACTGATCCGTTTGACGTTGCCACTGGGAATGGTGATAGCGCTGGTGTCACTGAGTACCAACTTGCCACGCCTGGTCACCGAGTACGTTCTGGGCAGCGCCGCACTGGGAATCTATGCCACGCTGAGTTATGTCGGTGTGATTGGTAGCGTCCTGATTGTGGCACTGGGGACGTCCCTGACCACTCGCCTCTCACAGCTGTATGCCCACAATGATCGCCGTTCCTTTCTCAAGCTGTCGGGGCTGCTCTTCGCTGGCGCAGGAGGGATCGGTCTCCTGCTGGTCTTGACGAGTGGGCTGGCCGGCGAGCCACTGATTCACCTGCTGTATGGCGCGGAATTTGCCGCCGAGCCAGGGCTCTTTTTCTGGCTTTGCGTGGCCGCAGCGGTCGGCTACCTCGCTTCGGCACTGGGATTCGCCATGACCGCAGCTCGCCAGTTCAGTGAACAGTTGCCGCTGTTTGTAGCCGTGACCGCCGTTCTGATCTTGGCCTGCGCCTGGTTTATTCCGCACCGTGGCCTGCTGGGGGTGGCCTGGGCCACGCTGCTGGGCGCGGTCACGCAATTGGTCGGCAGTGCGTTTATCCTGCGCCGCGCTCTGCGCGCTCCTCCTGTACGGGCTGCCAAGTCAGATGGCCGATCCTGA
- a CDS encoding glycosyltransferase, which translates to MKITFVVTVPDSLAFFSEHLRHWKGRQADQGDHAEVLTSPGPAEFLQLALKHGIPVRQVPMEREIRPLRDLYSLWQLCAELRRDRPDLIHIGTPKAALLAGMAAVLTRVPGRIYTMHGLRAETTQGPKRALLLLAERVAVACAHEVVLPSHSLHAYVRSLGLLPPHKGRVLGSGSFSGIRSHEVSLPTAERLRRDLGLHSQGPVIGFVGRLVRDKGVAELCRAFAEVQRHYPAAQLLLLGQFEEGDPLDEATRQFIQQQPGVIWGGYVFNVRDHYPLMDVFALPTYREGFPTVSLEAAASGLAVISTTATGARDAVQPGETGWQVPPGDVPALTLALLEALDDPVERRRRGSNAQAWVQSEFSPETVMRHWDELYEEVLARAQARRRVRGKVGWTAAALGSLALTALTVRTQFSCPRQ; encoded by the coding sequence ATGAAAATTACTTTTGTAGTTACTGTGCCCGACAGCTTGGCCTTTTTTAGTGAACACCTGCGGCATTGGAAGGGCCGACAAGCTGACCAGGGGGACCACGCAGAAGTGCTGACCTCGCCCGGTCCAGCAGAATTCTTGCAGTTGGCTCTGAAGCACGGCATACCTGTCCGTCAGGTACCGATGGAACGTGAGATTCGGCCCCTGCGGGATCTGTATTCTCTGTGGCAGCTGTGCGCCGAGTTGCGGCGTGACCGGCCCGATCTGATTCATATTGGCACTCCCAAAGCGGCGCTGTTGGCTGGGATGGCCGCAGTGCTGACCCGGGTGCCGGGGCGCATTTACACCATGCATGGTCTGCGGGCTGAGACCACCCAGGGCCCCAAACGGGCACTGTTGTTGCTGGCCGAGCGGGTGGCGGTCGCCTGTGCCCATGAGGTGGTGCTGCCCAGCCACAGCCTGCATGCTTATGTCCGCAGTCTGGGGCTGCTTCCCCCTCACAAGGGCCGGGTTCTGGGCAGCGGCAGCTTCAGTGGAATCCGGTCCCATGAGGTGTCATTGCCGACCGCCGAGCGGCTGCGGCGTGACCTTGGTCTTCATTCGCAGGGTCCGGTCATCGGGTTCGTAGGCCGACTTGTCCGTGACAAGGGCGTGGCCGAACTGTGCCGTGCCTTCGCTGAGGTGCAGCGGCACTACCCCGCAGCTCAGCTGCTGCTGCTGGGGCAGTTTGAGGAGGGTGATCCCCTCGATGAAGCCACCCGGCAGTTTATTCAGCAGCAGCCGGGGGTGATCTGGGGAGGCTATGTGTTCAATGTCCGTGACCATTACCCCCTGATGGATGTCTTCGCGCTTCCCACCTACCGTGAAGGATTTCCAACTGTCTCCCTGGAAGCAGCGGCCAGTGGCTTGGCGGTGATTTCCACCACAGCGACTGGAGCCCGTGACGCAGTCCAGCCCGGTGAGACTGGTTGGCAGGTTCCGCCCGGCGATGTGCCGGCCCTGACCCTTGCCCTCTTGGAAGCCCTGGATGACCCGGTGGAACGTAGACGGCGTGGGAGCAACGCTCAGGCCTGGGTGCAGAGTGAATTCAGTCCGGAAACGGTGATGCGTCACTGGGACGAGCTGTATGAGGAGGTGTTGGCACGTGCGCAGGCAAGGCGGAGGGTGAGAGGGAAAGTGGGTTGGACTGCCGCTGCACTGGGCAGTCTGGCACTCACGGCTCTGACGGTCCGTACCCAGTTCTCATGCCCGCGTCAATGA
- a CDS encoding glycosyltransferase, translating to MEVTIVNDHRFHMDAQGRIWTSTNHDYSFWQRYLVAFGKVNVTARCDQVGQPQPGWLRADGPGVSFTPLVKYIGPQQFLQKLPALFIQVLGNVRRSRMLVFRSTSILLFAYYAALQLSPRPYAMELIGDPDDLFQRGQVGGRLGKVFGPALVWVMRQLAWNSRGNLYVTRHFLQQKYPHRFKREFGISDVMLDTGAFSEHRSFHQGTLSCIMVGNLAQPYKGVDVAIHAVHKVSRHRPIRLTIIGDGQLRAGYEQLARDLGIAEQVHFLGSVPSGQGVRHHMQQADLFLMTSRAEGLPRAMLEAMAVGLPVISTAVGGIPELIDDRYLTDMDDADQLAAQLLLVTPEELQAMSQQNYKKALEYGDALLDRQRLTYFTFLRTEAQAAG from the coding sequence ATGGAAGTCACGATCGTCAATGACCACCGTTTTCATATGGATGCACAGGGCCGGATTTGGACCAGCACCAATCACGATTATTCCTTCTGGCAGCGCTATCTGGTGGCGTTTGGGAAGGTAAATGTCACTGCTCGCTGTGATCAAGTCGGGCAGCCTCAACCTGGATGGTTACGTGCAGATGGCCCTGGCGTGAGTTTTACGCCTCTGGTGAAATACATCGGGCCACAGCAGTTTTTGCAGAAGCTACCTGCACTGTTTATACAGGTGTTGGGAAATGTGCGCCGCAGTCGAATGCTGGTGTTCCGCTCTACCAGCATCCTGCTGTTCGCTTACTACGCTGCGTTGCAGTTGTCTCCGCGTCCTTACGCCATGGAACTTATCGGTGACCCTGACGATCTCTTTCAGCGAGGACAGGTCGGAGGCCGCTTGGGGAAAGTATTTGGTCCAGCTCTGGTCTGGGTCATGCGCCAGCTGGCCTGGAATTCACGCGGGAACTTATATGTCACTCGGCATTTTTTGCAACAGAAGTACCCACACCGCTTTAAACGTGAATTCGGTATCTCCGATGTGATGCTGGACACCGGTGCGTTCAGTGAACACCGGTCCTTTCATCAAGGGACACTGTCCTGCATTATGGTGGGCAACTTGGCTCAGCCCTATAAAGGTGTAGATGTCGCGATCCACGCTGTGCACAAAGTCAGCCGCCACCGTCCTATTCGCCTTACGATCATTGGTGACGGTCAGCTCAGGGCAGGTTACGAGCAATTGGCCCGCGACTTGGGGATTGCCGAGCAGGTACATTTTTTGGGAAGCGTTCCTTCAGGCCAGGGGGTCCGTCACCACATGCAGCAGGCAGATTTGTTTCTGATGACTTCGCGCGCCGAAGGGCTCCCGCGTGCCATGCTGGAAGCCATGGCGGTAGGCCTCCCGGTGATATCGACTGCGGTGGGTGGGATTCCCGAACTGATAGACGACCGTTACCTGACAGATATGGACGACGCAGACCAGTTGGCTGCCCAGCTGCTGCTTGTGACTCCTGAAGAGTTGCAGGCCATGTCCCAGCAGAATTACAAAAAAGCGCTGGAATATGGTGACGCTCTGCTTGACCGCCAGCGTCTGACCTACTTCACCTTTTTGCGCACAGAAGCGCAGGCGGCCGGGTAA
- a CDS encoding DinB family protein, whose amino-acid sequence MNEDQKQVYRMVQGSRERVFRWLESLPPGVLTQQHPDFAYGSLRNIHAHVADCYCNWLSRGGVALAARTASAAEELPDVTALRSAFAEVDRLMEQAFGEFTDLDTPLEIMWRCQPLKVTCRWLLMHPLTHEFHHKGQMLALGRVLGHPYPPGPDTDLLLPFETP is encoded by the coding sequence ATGAATGAAGATCAGAAGCAGGTGTACCGCATGGTACAGGGCAGCCGTGAGCGGGTGTTCCGCTGGTTGGAATCATTGCCACCGGGCGTGCTGACGCAGCAGCACCCGGATTTCGCCTATGGAAGTCTGCGCAACATTCACGCCCATGTGGCCGACTGCTACTGCAACTGGCTGAGCCGCGGTGGCGTGGCCCTGGCTGCCAGGACCGCCTCCGCGGCCGAAGAGCTGCCTGACGTCACTGCCCTGCGTTCTGCCTTTGCAGAGGTGGACCGCCTGATGGAGCAGGCTTTCGGGGAATTCACCGACCTGGACACCCCGCTGGAGATCATGTGGCGCTGCCAACCCCTGAAGGTCACCTGCCGCTGGCTGCTGATGCATCCGCTCACGCACGAGTTCCACCACAAGGGTCAGATGCTGGCGCTGGGCCGCGTGCTGGGCCATCCGTACCCGCCGGGGCCAGACACGGATCTGCTGCTTCCGTTCGAGACGCCCTGA
- a CDS encoding HpcH/HpaI aldolase/citrate lyase family protein: MNVPDLRPVPQPWHLGASMYTPATHPDLYAVGTGRYPGLTSVIFCTEDAVRAEDVPAALRQLEVVLPRLAGQPGPLRFVRVRSPQVLAALLTFDLSALDGLVLPKIHAGNLPEYMEVLHRSPYARLGVMPTLETPETFSAREMIRLRDLLLSEGWAEQTVTLRIGGNDLMSALGVRRRPGQTLYEGPLATTIGQLVGTFRPYGLSLSSPVYEVFSDLETLAREIQQGLDYGLTGKTIVHPTQLRTVLDGFQVGRSDYAEAQAILREDAPAVFQLNGRMCEPTTHRHWAEQVLLRAELYGVMPQFHSTERAGTETG, encoded by the coding sequence ATGAACGTGCCTGATCTGCGCCCAGTGCCTCAGCCCTGGCATCTGGGAGCCAGCATGTATACCCCCGCCACCCATCCGGACCTGTACGCTGTGGGTACCGGGCGCTATCCGGGGCTGACCAGCGTCATCTTCTGTACCGAGGATGCGGTGCGCGCTGAGGATGTCCCGGCAGCGCTGCGCCAACTGGAAGTGGTGCTGCCGCGTCTGGCTGGTCAGCCGGGGCCGCTGCGGTTCGTGCGGGTGCGCTCACCCCAGGTGCTGGCGGCGCTGCTCACCTTCGACCTGAGTGCCCTGGACGGCCTGGTCCTGCCCAAGATTCACGCCGGAAACCTGCCGGAGTACATGGAAGTCCTGCACCGCTCCCCTTATGCCCGGCTTGGTGTGATGCCCACCCTGGAAACTCCAGAGACCTTCAGTGCCCGCGAGATGATCCGGCTGCGCGACCTGCTGCTCTCGGAGGGCTGGGCCGAGCAGACCGTGACCCTGCGGATCGGCGGCAACGACCTGATGAGTGCACTGGGGGTCCGGCGGCGGCCGGGGCAGACCCTCTATGAGGGACCACTGGCCACCACCATCGGTCAGCTGGTGGGGACCTTCCGCCCATATGGCCTTTCGCTGTCCAGTCCTGTGTACGAGGTGTTCAGTGACCTGGAGACACTGGCCCGCGAGATTCAGCAGGGCCTGGATTACGGCCTGACGGGCAAGACCATCGTCCATCCGACGCAGCTGCGGACCGTGCTGGACGGGTTTCAGGTGGGCCGCAGCGATTATGCCGAGGCCCAGGCCATCTTGCGGGAGGACGCCCCGGCGGTGTTTCAGCTGAACGGGCGGATGTGCGAACCGACCACCCACCGTCACTGGGCTGAGCAGGTTCTGCTGCGCGCTGAGCTGTACGGTGTCATGCCCCAGTTTCACAGTACCGAGAGAGCAGGCACCGAGACCGGCTGA
- a CDS encoding cysteine protease StiP domain-containing protein — translation MPPEDVTVLLDEAAPRLVSLEEKERLISQGVSYGELLSAEEVPSDLQRRTFAESLERCGPRVAALLADLAAELWQHYGERAVLVSLARGGTPVGCSLRRLARRWGTDWPHYTVSIIRGVGLDSAALSQIRQAHPGQPLVFVDGWTGKGSIFSTLSRSLPPGCPPTLAVLSDPAGVAAHAATFDDLLLPHAALNATVCGLLSRTFLPPDGGEGRHAVRIEEALRPFDQTGEYLAALDSLWEPFAQAPAAASRSASPRPVRPFGAVWELAQARGVTDPHRVKPSVGEATRVFLRRRPAGLWVRDRQDADVAHLLVMADEAGVDVTEVPQLPYRAAALIGAGEGE, via the coding sequence TTGCCCCCCGAGGATGTGACCGTTTTGCTGGACGAGGCGGCCCCCCGCCTGGTCAGCCTGGAAGAAAAAGAGCGCCTGATCAGTCAGGGGGTGTCCTACGGCGAGCTGCTGAGTGCCGAGGAGGTCCCGTCGGACCTGCAGCGCCGGACCTTCGCGGAGTCACTGGAGCGCTGCGGCCCACGCGTGGCGGCACTGTTGGCGGACCTGGCCGCCGAGCTGTGGCAGCACTACGGTGAACGGGCCGTGCTGGTGTCGCTGGCCCGCGGCGGCACCCCGGTGGGCTGCTCGCTGCGGCGTCTGGCCCGGCGCTGGGGTACCGACTGGCCGCACTACACGGTTTCGATCATCCGGGGCGTGGGCCTAGACAGCGCCGCGCTGAGCCAGATCCGGCAGGCCCATCCAGGCCAGCCGCTGGTCTTTGTGGACGGCTGGACTGGCAAAGGCAGCATTTTCAGCACCCTCAGCCGCAGTCTTCCGCCCGGTTGCCCGCCTACCCTGGCCGTGCTGAGCGACCCAGCCGGTGTGGCAGCGCACGCGGCCACCTTCGACGATCTGCTGTTGCCGCACGCGGCCCTGAACGCCACCGTGTGCGGACTGCTCAGCCGTACGTTCCTGCCCCCGGACGGGGGCGAGGGCCGTCACGCGGTCCGCATTGAGGAGGCGCTGCGTCCCTTTGACCAGACCGGCGAGTATCTGGCTGCACTGGACTCGCTCTGGGAGCCTTTTGCCCAGGCTCCCGCTGCGGCCTCTCGGTCGGCCAGCCCACGTCCAGTGCGCCCGTTTGGGGCCGTCTGGGAACTGGCCCAGGCGCGTGGCGTGACCGATCCCCACCGGGTCAAGCCCAGCGTGGGTGAGGCCACCCGGGTGTTTTTGCGGCGTCGCCCAGCGGGGCTCTGGGTGCGGGACCGACAGGACGCCGATGTGGCACACCTGCTGGTCATGGCGGACGAGGCAGGCGTGGACGTGACCGAAGTGCCGCAGCTGCCCTACCGCGCCGCCGCCCTGATCGGCGCCGGGGAGGGCGAATGA
- a CDS encoding AIM24 family protein has protein sequence MSHMQLVQENRGDGITFRIHALTRVTRFSHGQDGSLSETREMDGRFTVEAELQGSGVLIEPGAFQYSVGHLQAGVQQQQEGGFLRRAMNAAGTGESAFATRFTGQGRIFSEPVRRHFIIAESSGDPGDEMILDDHAFYMAQDTMRLGTHTHTNISGALSGNGLRQPKLSGRGLFVVESPVPVSEVEVIELSGGQTLTVDGDMMLMYSASLNVQLQPLVRGLRNASRTGEGLVFVLSGQGTVFLTPTMRGVSGASL, from the coding sequence ATGTCCCATATGCAGCTTGTCCAGGAGAACCGCGGAGACGGGATCACGTTCCGCATCCACGCCCTGACCCGCGTCACCCGCTTTTCGCACGGTCAGGACGGCTCGCTGAGTGAAACCCGCGAGATGGACGGACGCTTCACGGTCGAGGCCGAGTTGCAGGGCAGCGGCGTGTTGATCGAGCCGGGTGCCTTTCAGTACAGCGTCGGGCATCTGCAAGCTGGCGTGCAGCAGCAGCAAGAAGGCGGGTTCCTGCGCCGGGCCATGAACGCGGCGGGAACCGGCGAAAGTGCCTTTGCCACCCGCTTCACCGGGCAGGGCCGCATCTTCAGTGAGCCGGTGCGCCGTCACTTCATCATTGCCGAGTCAAGCGGTGACCCCGGCGACGAGATGATTCTGGATGACCACGCCTTTTACATGGCCCAGGACACCATGCGGCTCGGCACCCACACCCACACCAACATTTCCGGTGCGCTGTCGGGCAACGGGCTGCGCCAGCCCAAGCTATCGGGGCGCGGCCTCTTTGTGGTGGAGTCGCCAGTGCCGGTTTCGGAAGTGGAAGTGATTGAGCTCAGCGGCGGCCAGACCCTGACGGTGGACGGTGACATGATGCTGATGTATTCGGCGTCGCTGAATGTGCAGCTGCAGCCGTTGGTGCGCGGCCTGCGCAACGCCAGCCGGACCGGCGAGGGCCTGGTCTTTGTGCTGAGCGGCCAGGGCACCGTGTTCCTGACCCCCACCATGCGCGGCGTGTCCGGAGCTTCGCTGTAA